One Archangium lipolyticum DNA segment encodes these proteins:
- a CDS encoding carboxypeptidase regulatory-like domain-containing protein, protein MRRTVLPSLVLPLLALSPGCQQVACTPTSSKAPSNAPSARPPSGPPGVIEGEIRLSGPVPALPALPTSPSVAALCGATMPDRSLVVDPRGALSYVVVALADGTVGPEPDPDAPSALLDQRRCAFEPPVLAARAGTSLEVRNLDPLLHNVNALAGSQQPVLNVALPLEGSRVRRQLPTAPGILQVRCDLHPWMSAAVRTFEHPWFTTTDASGHFRLEVPAGTHSVILWHPRLPGVSRTVSVRAGQTVRLDYTWAVGEVRGLSAPDAASLLESHPP, encoded by the coding sequence GTGCGCCGTACCGTCCTCCCCTCGCTCGTCCTCCCGCTCCTCGCCCTGTCTCCGGGCTGTCAGCAGGTCGCCTGTACGCCCACCTCCTCGAAGGCCCCGAGCAATGCCCCGAGCGCCCGCCCGCCCTCCGGTCCTCCGGGCGTCATCGAGGGGGAGATCCGCCTCTCGGGTCCCGTGCCGGCCCTTCCCGCCCTCCCCACCAGCCCCTCCGTGGCCGCCCTGTGTGGGGCGACGATGCCAGACCGCTCCCTCGTCGTGGACCCGCGCGGCGCCTTGTCCTACGTGGTGGTGGCGCTCGCCGATGGCACCGTGGGGCCGGAGCCAGACCCGGACGCACCGTCGGCCCTTCTGGACCAGAGACGGTGCGCCTTCGAGCCGCCGGTGCTCGCCGCCCGCGCGGGCACCTCGCTGGAGGTGCGCAACCTGGACCCCCTCCTGCACAACGTCAACGCCCTGGCGGGCTCGCAGCAGCCCGTCCTCAACGTGGCCCTGCCCCTCGAGGGCTCCCGCGTGCGCCGGCAGTTGCCCACCGCGCCGGGCATCCTCCAGGTGCGGTGCGACCTCCACCCCTGGATGAGCGCCGCCGTGCGCACCTTCGAGCACCCCTGGTTCACCACCACCGACGCCTCCGGCCACTTCCGCCTGGAGGTGCCCGCGGGAACCCACTCCGTCATCCTCTGGCACCCCCGCCTGCCGGGGGTCTCCCGCACCGTGTCCGTGCGGGCCGGGCAGACCGTCCGCCTCGACTACACCTGGGCCGTGGGCGAGGTGCGCGGCCTGTCCGCGCCAGATGCCGCTTCACTCCTGGAGTCCCATCCGCCCTGA
- a CDS encoding zinc ribbon domain-containing protein, with protein MREKLKALAELQKVDLEVASLRKAADVHPRQLAELERDLGAARSAIEAERNRVADIERQKTSLEQNITDEKDKVKKWEARLAEQRSTREYSALAREIDIAKKANQTMSDELVELSKTLAAAREAVKAKEAEFATRQEQLTSRMTELRGKQSQAEGQVKALEGKRTQVAAAVDSTLLRRYETVRKKKLPAMVGVVAGTCQGCNMNVPPQLYNQLRVSLGTDVCPSCNRIIYAIEALETPAAK; from the coding sequence TTGCGGGAGAAACTGAAGGCGCTGGCGGAGCTGCAGAAGGTGGACCTCGAGGTCGCCTCGCTCCGGAAGGCCGCGGACGTGCATCCCCGGCAGTTGGCGGAACTGGAGCGGGACCTGGGTGCCGCGCGCAGCGCCATCGAGGCGGAACGCAACCGGGTGGCCGACATCGAGCGGCAGAAGACGTCACTCGAGCAGAACATCACGGACGAGAAGGACAAGGTGAAGAAGTGGGAGGCGCGGCTGGCCGAGCAGCGCTCCACCCGCGAATACTCCGCCCTCGCCCGGGAAATCGACATCGCCAAGAAGGCCAACCAGACGATGTCGGACGAGCTGGTGGAGCTGTCCAAGACACTCGCGGCGGCTCGCGAGGCGGTGAAGGCGAAGGAGGCCGAGTTCGCCACGCGCCAGGAGCAGCTCACCAGCCGGATGACGGAGCTGAGGGGCAAGCAGAGCCAGGCCGAGGGCCAGGTGAAGGCGCTGGAGGGCAAGCGCACCCAGGTGGCCGCCGCCGTGGACTCCACCCTGCTGCGCCGCTACGAGACGGTGCGCAAGAAGAAGCTGCCGGCGATGGTGGGCGTGGTGGCTGGAACCTGCCAGGGCTGCAACATGAACGTGCCCCCGCAGCTCTACAACCAGCTGCGCGTGTCGCTGGGGACGGACGTGTGCCCGTCCTGCAACCGCATCATCTACGCCATCGAGGCGCTCGAAACGCCGGCGGCGAAGTAG
- a CDS encoding ribonuclease HI family protein, with the protein MAPPNLVDILRHIAREEPLTGTVRAFPGLTREDVGRLLETAAERLAPAAPRPAPTPPPLEEPARQAETPARMRLFSDGAARGNPGPAGAGAVLMDTEGRVVARLGRFLGIQTNNYAEYMGLLLGLKHARSLGVKELEVLADSELLIRQLQGRYQVKSPTLRPLYEEAAGLLKEFSQVKLVHVPREKNKAADEMSNRAIDERM; encoded by the coding sequence ATGGCCCCGCCGAACCTCGTCGACATCCTCCGCCACATCGCGCGTGAGGAGCCGCTCACGGGGACGGTGCGGGCCTTCCCCGGCCTCACCCGCGAGGACGTGGGGCGTCTGTTGGAGACCGCCGCCGAGCGGCTCGCCCCCGCTGCGCCCCGGCCGGCCCCCACGCCCCCTCCCCTCGAAGAACCCGCGAGACAGGCGGAGACGCCCGCGCGCATGCGGCTCTTCTCGGATGGAGCGGCTCGGGGCAACCCCGGGCCCGCTGGCGCCGGCGCGGTGCTGATGGACACCGAGGGACGGGTGGTGGCCCGGCTCGGCAGGTTCCTCGGCATCCAGACGAACAACTACGCCGAGTACATGGGGCTGCTGCTGGGCTTGAAGCATGCCCGGAGCCTGGGCGTGAAGGAGCTTGAGGTCCTGGCCGACAGCGAGCTGCTCATCCGCCAGCTCCAGGGGCGCTACCAGGTGAAGAGCCCCACCCTCCGCCCGCTCTACGAGGAGGCGGCCGGACTGTTGAAGGAGTTCTCCCAGGTGAAGCTCGTCCACGTGCCGCGCGAGAAGAACAAGGCGGCCGATGAGATGAGCAACCGGGCCATCGATGAACGGATGTGA
- a CDS encoding ankyrin repeat domain-containing protein has translation MSTELFEAIETYDLARLAALLDGGADPNAVKADGPRWLPLHAAVNELEDGGPIEALILLLRHGAHVDGLDADRDATPLLLALFRKQPEAARILLAAGADPNFRGGEGDSPLRVCVEQGALEMAALLLRCGATQSLDDAGGMSGMTALGRAASRLDIPMIELLLGAGADPEVLDTDRQTAREHLPPRGPDNQEAWDAAAALLAGRSHG, from the coding sequence ATGTCGACAGAACTGTTCGAAGCCATCGAGACGTACGACCTGGCGCGATTGGCGGCCCTGTTGGACGGCGGTGCGGATCCGAATGCCGTCAAGGCTGACGGGCCGAGGTGGCTCCCGCTACATGCCGCCGTCAATGAGCTCGAGGACGGGGGACCGATCGAAGCGCTGATCCTTCTCCTCAGGCATGGGGCCCACGTCGACGGATTGGACGCCGACCGCGATGCGACACCGTTGCTCTTGGCCCTCTTTCGCAAGCAACCGGAGGCGGCACGGATACTCCTCGCCGCGGGGGCGGACCCCAACTTCAGGGGCGGCGAGGGCGACTCGCCCCTCCGCGTGTGCGTGGAGCAGGGGGCTCTCGAGATGGCGGCCCTGCTCCTGCGCTGCGGAGCCACCCAGTCCCTCGACGATGCTGGCGGGATGAGTGGGATGACCGCACTCGGGCGAGCGGCCAGCCGGCTCGACATCCCCATGATCGAGCTCTTGCTGGGGGCCGGCGCGGATCCAGAGGTGCTCGATACCGACCGGCAGACCGCGCGGGAGCATCTCCCTCCCCGTGGGCCCGACAATCAGGAGGCGTGGGACGCCGCGGCGGCCCTGCTCGCTGGCCGTTCGCACGGGTGA
- the ftsY gene encoding signal recognition particle-docking protein FtsY: MKTPTALPFVLAQAPSPQPTPPPQQPTQPGVPETGTPPTAPEAGGPYGQIIGVTALVLLAALMVAAARKLFFKRRPELPGKPPAGPPTKEKPALPEERPELRVELPPTEAELAMRREAEEIHARAEALARQREEATRAAKTATDATERARLEAEARALKEREEEEKRAEYRAKKAAEDEAKERRKREREEAERLVAEQKAREAAAAEEARRAEEAAARAKIEAEAGRTLAQGLDKTRSQGFMARLNGLFGSNRKVDESILAEMEEILFTADIGVRTASNLVEVARDKLKRNELSDADRIKGLIREEVTRIVDLPVPRTLEGGGPPHVVMVVGVNGAGKTTTIGKLAAKLTGQGKKVMLAAGDTFRAAATEQLDVWADRAKAELVKGAEGADPSSVIFEAIKKAKDSGADVVIADTAGRLHTKVNLMDELKKVKRVIDKALPGAPHEVLLVLDSTNGQNAIQQAKQFHEAVGVTAIALTKLDGTAKGGVIIGICDELKLPVVWVGVGEKVADLRRFEPREFVQALFD, encoded by the coding sequence ATGAAGACGCCCACCGCCCTCCCCTTCGTCCTCGCGCAGGCGCCCTCGCCGCAGCCCACGCCTCCGCCCCAGCAGCCGACGCAGCCCGGGGTACCGGAGACGGGCACGCCTCCGACAGCACCCGAGGCCGGTGGCCCCTATGGGCAGATCATTGGCGTCACCGCGCTGGTGCTGCTCGCGGCGTTGATGGTGGCCGCGGCACGCAAGCTCTTCTTCAAGCGCCGCCCCGAGCTGCCCGGCAAACCGCCGGCCGGCCCCCCCACCAAGGAGAAGCCCGCCCTCCCCGAGGAGCGTCCGGAGCTGCGCGTGGAGCTGCCGCCCACCGAGGCGGAGCTCGCCATGCGCCGCGAGGCGGAGGAGATCCACGCCCGCGCCGAGGCGCTCGCCCGCCAGCGCGAGGAGGCCACCCGCGCCGCGAAGACGGCCACGGATGCCACCGAGCGCGCCCGGCTGGAGGCCGAGGCCCGTGCCCTCAAGGAGCGCGAGGAGGAGGAGAAGCGCGCCGAGTACCGCGCGAAGAAGGCCGCCGAGGACGAGGCGAAGGAGCGGCGCAAGCGCGAGCGCGAGGAGGCCGAGCGCCTCGTGGCCGAGCAGAAGGCCCGTGAGGCGGCGGCCGCCGAGGAGGCCCGTCGCGCCGAGGAGGCGGCGGCACGCGCCAAGATCGAAGCCGAGGCCGGCCGGACGCTGGCGCAGGGCCTGGACAAGACGCGCAGCCAGGGCTTCATGGCGCGGCTCAACGGCCTCTTCGGCTCGAACCGCAAGGTGGACGAGTCCATCCTGGCGGAGATGGAGGAGATCCTCTTCACCGCGGACATCGGCGTGCGCACCGCGTCCAACCTGGTGGAGGTGGCGCGCGACAAGCTCAAGCGCAACGAGCTGAGCGACGCCGACCGCATCAAGGGCCTCATCCGCGAGGAGGTGACGCGCATCGTGGACCTGCCGGTGCCTCGCACGCTGGAGGGCGGAGGCCCTCCGCACGTGGTGATGGTGGTGGGCGTCAACGGCGCGGGCAAGACGACCACCATCGGCAAGCTGGCGGCGAAGCTCACCGGCCAGGGCAAGAAGGTGATGCTGGCCGCGGGCGACACCTTCCGCGCCGCCGCCACCGAGCAGCTCGACGTCTGGGCGGATCGCGCGAAGGCGGAGCTGGTGAAGGGGGCCGAGGGCGCCGACCCCAGCTCGGTCATCTTCGAGGCCATCAAGAAGGCGAAGGACTCGGGCGCCGACGTGGTCATCGCGGACACGGCGGGCCGGCTCCACACCAAGGTGAACCTGATGGACGAGCTCAAGAAGGTGAAGCGCGTCATCGACAAGGCGCTTCCCGGGGCTCCCCACGAGGTGCTGCTGGTGCTGGACTCCACCAACGGGCAGAACGCCATCCAGCAGGCCAAGCAGTTCCACGAGGCGGTGGGCGTCACCGCCATCGCGCTCACCAAGCTCGACGGCACCGCCAAGGGCGGCGTCATCATCGGCATCTGCGACGAGCTGAAGCTCCCCGTGGTGTGGGTGGGCGTCGGCGAGAAGGTCGCCGACCTGCGCCGCTTCGAGCCCCGCGAGTTCGTCCAGGCGCTGTTCGACTAG
- a CDS encoding M1 family aminopeptidase has translation MSASLRRWPLLALLLVPGAAPAGDFVPPEVQFSLQHLRPEEKARAAQALGPLEELPRYQVQLELDPKTRRVTGHLRVELRVRNRPMEGVHLRVTPNAFDPRVTLSDVKANGKPAKPQHLEDNSLYFVPLATPVAPGGSVVVELDLEAQVPRASPSANSLLGALGASGGGGGDYGAFSAADDFMSLVGVVPLVPPQDASGDPWTGPSGVGDLALYDPSNVLANVIVPAGWKVHVTGVPMGEVPQRDGRVRFSFAAGAVRDFPVFASRGYQSLTTTVKGVTVESHFAARDAVVGKRVLQYASDSLTEMERRLGPLPFKYFRVVEAPLSGGAGGMEFPGLITVGTSLYRGVADPNSALEGMPGMEQMQQLLQAMGGDTAPLAQLGKTLERTLEFTVAHEVAHQYFAGLVGSDPIHSPVVDESLAQYTALLYMEWKYGREMADQMRQEALVSAYHMLRLSGGKDAPADRPTHDFQDSLQYGAIVYGKAPLLHHFSRKLIGDEAFFKGLRSYVDTYRFKWTCTDCLTRELAKASPPHAKELERLRVRWWKETHGDEDLGKPNMGALLGAGADGKALDPETLKLMEELLPGLLGEE, from the coding sequence ATGTCCGCATCCCTGCGCCGCTGGCCGCTGCTCGCCCTGCTGCTCGTCCCCGGGGCCGCTCCCGCCGGAGACTTCGTTCCCCCGGAGGTGCAGTTCTCCCTGCAGCACCTGCGGCCCGAGGAGAAGGCCCGCGCCGCGCAGGCGCTCGGGCCACTGGAGGAGCTGCCGCGCTACCAGGTGCAGCTGGAGTTGGATCCGAAGACGCGGCGGGTGACGGGCCACCTGCGGGTGGAACTGCGCGTGCGCAACCGCCCGATGGAGGGGGTCCACCTGCGCGTCACCCCCAACGCCTTCGATCCCCGGGTGACGCTCTCGGACGTGAAGGCGAACGGGAAGCCCGCGAAGCCCCAGCACCTCGAGGACAACAGCCTCTACTTCGTGCCGCTGGCCACTCCCGTCGCCCCGGGCGGCTCGGTGGTGGTGGAGCTCGACCTGGAGGCCCAGGTGCCTCGCGCGAGCCCCAGCGCCAACTCGTTGCTGGGCGCGCTCGGCGCCTCGGGCGGGGGAGGAGGGGACTATGGCGCCTTCTCCGCGGCGGATGACTTCATGAGCCTGGTGGGCGTGGTGCCGCTGGTGCCTCCCCAGGACGCGAGCGGCGACCCCTGGACCGGGCCCTCGGGCGTCGGCGACCTGGCGCTGTACGATCCCTCGAACGTGCTCGCCAACGTCATCGTCCCGGCGGGCTGGAAGGTACACGTCACCGGCGTCCCCATGGGCGAGGTGCCCCAGCGCGATGGCCGCGTGCGCTTCAGCTTCGCCGCGGGCGCGGTGCGCGACTTTCCCGTGTTCGCCTCGCGCGGCTACCAGAGCCTCACCACGACGGTGAAGGGTGTCACCGTGGAGAGCCACTTCGCCGCCCGCGACGCCGTGGTGGGCAAGCGCGTGCTGCAGTACGCCAGTGACTCCCTGACGGAGATGGAGCGGCGCCTGGGGCCCCTGCCGTTCAAGTACTTCCGCGTGGTGGAGGCCCCGCTGTCGGGCGGCGCCGGAGGCATGGAGTTCCCCGGCCTCATCACCGTGGGCACGTCGCTCTACCGCGGCGTGGCGGACCCCAACAGTGCCCTCGAGGGCATGCCGGGCATGGAGCAGATGCAGCAGCTCCTCCAGGCCATGGGCGGGGACACCGCGCCGCTCGCGCAGCTCGGCAAGACGCTGGAGCGCACGCTCGAGTTCACCGTGGCCCACGAGGTGGCGCACCAGTACTTCGCGGGGCTGGTGGGCTCGGACCCCATCCACTCGCCGGTGGTGGACGAGTCGCTCGCCCAATACACGGCGCTGCTCTACATGGAGTGGAAGTACGGGCGCGAGATGGCCGATCAGATGCGGCAGGAGGCGCTCGTCTCCGCCTACCACATGCTCCGGCTCTCGGGCGGCAAGGACGCCCCGGCGGACCGGCCCACCCACGACTTCCAGGACTCGCTACAGTACGGCGCGATCGTCTACGGCAAGGCGCCGCTGCTGCACCACTTCTCGCGCAAGCTCATCGGGGACGAGGCCTTCTTCAAGGGCCTGCGCTCCTACGTGGACACGTACCGCTTCAAGTGGACGTGCACGGACTGCCTCACCCGCGAGCTGGCCAAGGCGAGCCCCCCGCACGCCAAGGAGCTCGAGCGCCTGCGCGTGCGGTGGTGGAAGGAGACCCACGGCGACGAGGATCTCGGCAAGCCGAACATGGGCGCCCTGCTGGGCGCCGGCGCGGATGGCAAGGCGTTGGACCCGGAGACGCTGAAGCTCATGGAGGAGCTGCTGCCGGGCCTGCTCGGGGAGGAGTAG
- a CDS encoding PEGA domain-containing protein — MVLRRAFLIALVLCFAAPPALAQDLSDDLAPLAPLQPSKGKGKAKKTRPPKAAKPPKKGAKSQPVAEPAPAPVQDSEILAPLIRKTELAVKMTGVVRGARLFLDDKEIGAIPKGPIEVTPGEHTVAVRRSGYRDFSRRITAKEGELTEVSVMLEAVTGFVSVKADVEGARVLIDGEDKGVAPLEGIMLSAGSHEIVVQRDGYRPETQRIAVRAGKEYNVEVNLRPLVAADEPRNPVLTPGPTETSPLTQEVPEVSTDTPLTKRWYFWAGVGAVVVGAAVGTVVATQPRPLNAADVCAPAPSCDAVINGPSGASASGGLVRF; from the coding sequence ATGGTCCTGCGTCGCGCCTTCCTGATCGCGTTGGTCCTCTGCTTCGCCGCCCCTCCTGCGCTCGCGCAGGACTTGAGCGATGATCTCGCCCCGTTGGCGCCCCTCCAGCCCTCCAAGGGCAAGGGGAAGGCCAAGAAGACCCGGCCGCCCAAGGCCGCGAAGCCCCCGAAGAAGGGCGCGAAGTCGCAGCCGGTCGCGGAACCGGCGCCGGCTCCCGTCCAGGACTCGGAGATCCTCGCGCCCCTCATCCGGAAGACCGAGCTGGCCGTGAAGATGACCGGCGTCGTCCGGGGCGCGCGCCTGTTCCTCGATGACAAGGAGATCGGCGCCATCCCCAAGGGCCCCATCGAGGTGACCCCCGGCGAGCACACCGTCGCCGTGCGGCGCAGCGGCTACCGCGACTTCTCCCGGCGCATCACCGCCAAGGAGGGGGAGCTCACCGAGGTGAGCGTGATGCTCGAGGCCGTCACGGGCTTCGTCTCCGTGAAGGCGGACGTCGAGGGGGCCCGCGTCCTCATCGATGGCGAGGACAAGGGCGTGGCGCCGCTCGAGGGCATCATGCTCTCGGCGGGCTCCCATGAGATCGTCGTCCAGCGCGACGGCTACCGCCCCGAGACGCAGCGCATCGCCGTGCGCGCCGGCAAGGAGTACAACGTCGAGGTCAACCTGCGTCCGCTCGTCGCCGCCGACGAGCCGCGCAACCCGGTCCTCACGCCGGGCCCCACGGAGACCTCGCCGCTGACCCAGGAGGTGCCGGAGGTCTCCACCGACACGCCGCTCACCAAGCGCTGGTACTTCTGGGCCGGCGTGGGCGCCGTGGTCGTCGGCGCCGCCGTGGGCACCGTGGTCGCCACGCAGCCCAGGCCGCTGAATGCGGCCGACGTCTGCGCTCCCGCCCCCAGTTGTGACGCCGTCATCAACGGCCCCTCGGGTGCCAGCGCCAGCGGAGGCCTGGTGCGGTTCTGA
- a CDS encoding cellulose synthase family protein, producing the protein MTTVEILFLGVYFSVLCVLAVYGSHRYRMAFLYYRHKFKLPTPKGVLPALPRVTIQLPIFNEMYVVERLVESVCRIDYPRELLEIQVLDDSTDETCGIARACVERHRQQGHDIVYIHRENRQGFKAGALENGLLTAKGEFVAVFDADFVPSPDFLLRTVPFFADSKVGMVQVRWGHLNREFSILTQAQSIFLDGHFIIEHTARNRSGCFFNFNGTAGIWRRVTISDAGGWQHDTLTEDLDLSYRAQVKGWQFIFLPEVISPAEVPVEMNAFKSQQHRWAKGSIQTARKLLPMILKSDLPFAVKREAFFHLTNNMAYLLMVVLSALMPLSMVVRFQHGLYGTLFLDLPFFLSATASVCAFYVAAQRERGAKGWERVKYLPFLMSLGIGLAINNARAVLEALLGQQSGFTRTPKTGAEGKKVAAVKKSYRGDKTLMPIIELSFALYFAGALWFAIEKRIYTSVPFIMLFLGGFLYVGVSSLLQGRLKFSESAPAPVKVAEEQTRRAA; encoded by the coding sequence ATGACCACCGTCGAGATCCTTTTCTTGGGCGTGTACTTCAGCGTCCTCTGCGTGCTGGCGGTCTACGGATCACACCGCTACCGGATGGCGTTCCTGTACTACCGCCACAAGTTCAAGCTGCCCACGCCCAAGGGCGTGCTGCCGGCGTTGCCGCGGGTCACCATCCAGCTGCCCATCTTCAACGAGATGTACGTGGTCGAGCGCCTGGTGGAGTCGGTGTGCCGCATCGACTACCCGCGCGAGCTGCTGGAGATCCAGGTCCTGGATGACTCCACGGACGAGACGTGTGGCATCGCCCGCGCGTGCGTGGAGCGCCACCGGCAGCAGGGCCACGACATCGTCTACATCCACCGCGAGAACCGCCAGGGCTTCAAGGCGGGCGCGCTGGAGAACGGCCTGCTGACGGCCAAGGGCGAGTTCGTGGCGGTGTTCGACGCGGACTTCGTGCCCAGCCCGGACTTCCTGCTGCGCACGGTGCCCTTCTTCGCCGACTCCAAGGTGGGCATGGTGCAGGTGCGCTGGGGCCACCTCAACCGCGAGTTCTCCATCCTCACCCAGGCCCAGAGCATCTTCCTCGACGGCCACTTCATCATCGAGCACACCGCGCGCAACCGCTCGGGCTGCTTCTTCAACTTCAACGGGACGGCCGGCATCTGGCGGCGCGTCACCATCTCGGACGCGGGCGGCTGGCAGCACGACACGCTCACCGAGGACCTGGACCTGAGCTACCGCGCCCAGGTGAAGGGCTGGCAGTTCATCTTCCTGCCCGAGGTCATCTCCCCGGCCGAGGTGCCCGTGGAGATGAACGCCTTCAAGAGCCAGCAGCACCGCTGGGCCAAGGGCTCCATCCAGACGGCGCGCAAGCTGCTGCCGATGATCCTCAAGAGCGACCTGCCCTTCGCCGTCAAGCGCGAGGCCTTCTTCCACCTCACCAACAACATGGCCTACCTGTTGATGGTGGTGCTCAGCGCGCTCATGCCGCTGTCCATGGTGGTGCGCTTCCAGCACGGCCTCTACGGCACGCTCTTCCTGGACCTGCCCTTCTTCCTGAGCGCCACCGCCAGCGTCTGCGCCTTCTACGTGGCCGCCCAGCGCGAGCGCGGTGCCAAGGGCTGGGAGCGCGTCAAGTACCTGCCCTTCCTGATGAGCCTGGGCATCGGTCTGGCCATCAACAACGCCCGTGCGGTGCTCGAGGCGCTGCTGGGCCAGCAGTCCGGCTTCACCCGTACTCCGAAGACCGGCGCCGAGGGCAAGAAGGTCGCCGCCGTGAAGAAGAGCTACCGCGGTGACAAGACGCTGATGCCCATCATCGAGCTGTCCTTCGCGCTCTACTTCGCCGGCGCGCTGTGGTTCGCCATCGAGAAGCGCATCTACACCTCGGTGCCCTTCATCATGCTGTTCCTCGGTGGCTTCCTGTACGTGGGCGTGTCCAGCCTGCTGCAGGGCCGCCTGAAGTTCAGCGAGTCCGCTCCCGCCCCCGTGAAGGTGGCCGAGGAGCAGACCCGCCGCGCCGCCTAG
- a CDS encoding D-alanine--D-alanine ligase, which yields MGKRVGVLMGGWGEEREISLKTGEAVVAALESRGHSVSRIFAGPGLDRALRSAELDVAFLALHGRMGEDGKVQGLLELMGLPYTGSGVLASALAMNKPMAKKLFRLHNLPTPQGYRVGRADAPRALELHGDLGFPCVVKPACGGSSVGLSVVRQPEALASAVALACRFGGEALVERMAHGREVTVGILDEQVLGNCEVVSPRESLDYDAKYKGGSRYFLPARLSPTRLANVESLALAAYRALGCRGYGRVDLICSEDENDVILEVNTLPGLTPVSLLPKIAAARGLDFPALVERILSLAARDEADVADAPLAVPAPAVAQRVAG from the coding sequence ATGGGCAAGCGCGTCGGTGTGCTGATGGGTGGTTGGGGTGAGGAGCGGGAGATTTCGTTGAAGACCGGTGAGGCCGTGGTGGCGGCCCTGGAGTCCCGGGGTCACTCGGTCAGCCGCATCTTCGCCGGCCCCGGTCTGGACCGCGCCCTTCGCTCGGCCGAGCTCGATGTCGCCTTCCTCGCCCTCCACGGCCGCATGGGCGAGGACGGCAAGGTGCAAGGTCTGTTGGAGCTGATGGGTCTTCCTTATACGGGCTCGGGCGTGCTGGCCTCCGCGCTCGCCATGAACAAGCCCATGGCCAAGAAGCTCTTCCGGCTCCACAACCTCCCCACGCCCCAGGGCTACCGCGTGGGCCGCGCCGATGCCCCTCGCGCCCTGGAGCTCCACGGTGACCTGGGTTTTCCCTGTGTGGTGAAGCCCGCGTGTGGCGGCTCGTCGGTGGGCCTCTCCGTGGTGCGCCAGCCCGAGGCGCTCGCCTCCGCCGTGGCCCTGGCCTGCCGCTTCGGGGGCGAGGCCCTCGTGGAGCGCATGGCCCACGGCCGCGAGGTGACCGTCGGCATCCTCGACGAGCAGGTGCTCGGCAACTGCGAGGTCGTCTCCCCGCGCGAGAGTCTCGACTATGACGCCAAGTACAAGGGCGGCTCGCGCTACTTCCTCCCCGCGCGCCTGTCCCCCACGCGCCTGGCCAACGTGGAGTCCCTCGCGCTCGCCGCCTACCGCGCCCTGGGCTGCCGCGGCTACGGCCGGGTGGATCTCATCTGCTCGGAGGATGAGAACGACGTCATCCTCGAGGTGAACACCCTCCCGGGCCTCACCCCCGTCAGCCTGCTGCCGAAAATCGCCGCCGCGCGCGGACTCGACTTCCCCGCGCTGGTGGAGCGCATCCTTTCTCTCGCCGCCCGAGACGAAGCGGATGTGGCCGATGCGCCCCTTGCAGTCCCCGCGCCCGCCGTGGCCCAGCGCGTGGCCGGCTGA
- a CDS encoding MBL fold metallo-hydrolase — protein sequence MLTEVSAGPYTVRGISVGGVYTSLQVPELGVVLDAGVPIRSFAGTDRIFLSHGHSDHASALGSLLGIRTLIGKAPPQVFLPAEIEAPVREALSVQGRLHRTETDVETVPMRPGDTHHLGHGLWVRAFRTHHTVPSLCYQFLRRVSKLRPEHQSLPPQEIARRRKAGEDLFDEVEHLELAYATDTLSRVLETAPSLLDSRVLILECTFIDSKRTVQDAQERSHIHLDEIFARAELFQNEALVLMHFSQAYGPEEVHSTIQARAPARLRDRLRIFAPASGRWFG from the coding sequence ATGCTCACCGAGGTCAGCGCGGGTCCCTATACGGTTCGAGGCATTTCGGTCGGAGGCGTCTACACCTCGCTCCAGGTGCCAGAGCTGGGGGTCGTGCTCGATGCCGGTGTTCCCATCCGCTCCTTCGCCGGGACCGATCGCATCTTCTTGAGCCACGGCCACTCCGATCACGCCAGCGCGCTCGGCTCGTTGCTCGGCATCCGCACCCTCATCGGCAAGGCGCCTCCCCAGGTCTTCCTGCCCGCGGAGATCGAAGCCCCCGTGCGCGAGGCCCTCTCCGTTCAAGGCCGGCTGCACCGCACCGAGACCGATGTCGAGACCGTCCCGATGCGCCCGGGTGATACGCACCACCTGGGACATGGGTTGTGGGTTCGCGCCTTCCGCACGCACCACACCGTCCCCTCGCTCTGCTACCAGTTCCTCCGCCGCGTCTCGAAGCTCAGGCCCGAGCATCAGTCGCTGCCTCCCCAGGAGATCGCTCGCAGGCGCAAGGCGGGCGAGGACCTCTTCGACGAGGTCGAACACCTCGAGCTGGCCTATGCCACCGATACCCTCTCGCGCGTGCTGGAGACCGCTCCCTCGCTGCTCGACAGCCGGGTGCTGATTCTCGAGTGCACCTTCATCGATTCGAAGCGCACCGTGCAGGATGCTCAGGAGCGCTCACACATCCACCTCGATGAGATCTTCGCGCGCGCCGAGCTCTTCCAGAACGAGGCTCTCGTGTTGATGCACTTCAGTCAGGCCTATGGTCCGGAGGAGGTTCATTCCACCATCCAGGCTCGCGCCCCCGCACGGCTGCGCGACCGGCTCCGGATCTTCGCTCCCGCTTCGGGCCGCTGGTTCGGGTGA